A DNA window from Helianthus annuus cultivar XRQ/B chromosome 15, HanXRQr2.0-SUNRISE, whole genome shotgun sequence contains the following coding sequences:
- the LOC118487366 gene encoding uncharacterized protein LOC118487366, whose amino-acid sequence MAASCTGSTSMPTSPQVSASFAPAVSCIMPIPSSTVSIAVTSEPLPSLRSGGFDTTLPESPKDMFAGFDTNAAAASTAHEATSVGGGDNHASSSGIADDGARLIDDLFIPTVCWDPHAQDKRYQPQWKIAESSRLIFPPVVQHWVERAYPPAEAAYVEGLNNEDLMNSSISDSVTLPRRLVEIRRRWVRDNTQLHEARVIIQELRDDKHRLESQLQTAGLKEARFLSEKNKAEEDLRRVTEHLAEERILWARDMAEKDRVLAQAKNVQEELERKAVAEAQKVQERYQDLTTEVETCHTKIRLMQGELEEREAKFKEMQDHCDSLVTQNNKLAASSSSKLREVEDALAQSHAEIDDLTNQLAAMRGDRNWLITNGLVGAFEFLRESSHFTSLIDRLSAAAYQAGHHDGVLKGYMDCQQAERVPPDFQTLKNKLQADMAKALEAAYTEPLPCYGDLMDKVNEDGIDSLRLMLDPADESEED is encoded by the exons ATGGCGGCGTCTTGTACTGGTAGTACCAGCATGCCTACGAGTCCACAAGTTTCAGCGTCATTCGCTCCCGCTGTGAGCTGCATCATGCCCATTCCTAGTTCTACGGTATCCATAGCCGTAACTTCCGAGCCGCTGCCCTCGCTTCGATCAGGTGGTTTTGACACAACCCTTCCTGAATCGCCCAAGGACATGTTTGCTGGTTTTGACACCAATGCTGCTGCCGCGTCGACCGCGCATGAGGCAACTAGCGTGGGTGGAGGCGATAATCATGCGTCGAGCAGCGGCATTGCTGACGATGGTGCCCGCTTGATTGATGATTTGTTTATACCTACCGTTTGTTGGGATCCTCATGCCCAGGATAAACGTTACCAGCCTCAATGGAAGATTGCTGAATCTTCCCGACTTATCTTTCCTCCAGTTGTCCAACATTGGGTTGAGAGGGCGTACCCCCCCGCTGAAGCGGCGTATGTTGAGGGGTTAAACAATGAGGATTTGATGAATTCGTCTATATCAGATTCTGTGACCCTACCTCGCCGGTTGGTAGAGATACGGCGCCGGTGGGTGCGTGATAACACCCAACTTCATGAGGCCCGGGTCATTATCCAAGAACTGAGGGATGACAAGCATCGCCTCGAAAGTCAACTGCAGACCGCTGGGTTGAAAGAGGCCCGATTTCTGTCAGAGAAGAATAAGGCCGAGGAGGATTTGCGGAGGGTAACTGAACATCTCGCTGAGGAAAGGATCTTATGGGCCCGCGATATGGCGGAAAAAGATAGGGTTTTGGCTCAAGCGAAAAATGTACAAGAGGAGTTGGAACGCAAGGCTGTGGCAGAGGCTCAGAAG GTTCAGGAGCGGTACCAGGATTTGACAACCGAAGTAGAGACCTGTCATACCAAGATCCGACTGATGCAGGGAGAGTTGGAGGAGCGTGAGGCAAAATTCAAGGAGATGCAAGATCATTGTGATTCCCTTGTCACCCAAAACAATAAGCTTGCTGCATCGTCGTCTTCAAAGTTAAGGGAGGTGGAGGACGCGCTGGCACAATCCCATGCAGAGATCGATGATTTGACCAACCAGCTAGCGGCTATGCGGGGAGACAGGAATTGGTTGATAACTAATGGGCTAGTGGGGGCGTTCGAATTTCTGCGTGAGTCGTCCCACTTTACTAGCCTGATTGACCGTCTTTCCGCCGCTGCCTACCAAGCTGGTCATCATGATGGTGTACTTAAGGGCTACATGGACTGCCAGCAAGCGGAAAGAGTCCCGCCGGACTTCCAAACCCTCAAAAATAAGTTACAGGCTGATATGGCGAAGGCTCTTGAAGCTGCGTACACCGAACCTCTACCTTGCTATGGCGATCTGATGGATAAAGTTAATGAAGATGGAATAGACTCGCTACGTCTGATGCTGGACCCTGCGGACGAGTCCGAAGAAGACTGA
- the LOC110913298 gene encoding uncharacterized protein LOC110913298, whose protein sequence is MASKTTESSSAASMDVLLCKWGVMSFNNLVHDYGIRAEWNPVLPSKTDTAFPLKAGKITLFSDFFKFCNFRLPITKFLKLVLDFYRIHISQIHPLGLVKLRQFEYACVALGHIPELIVFRAFFVLVWKSPFFTFDRRDTEVSCLREIPTSSRDKDWKKKFFYLDASAIPGEMHWQDKGPKDKVKDDAPPADSYASNALYVKLCGRPFECTIIPEGALVMAGMSLLWPDIRRYPSFQREDGGEWGMFDFVDPPRHLALKPNDRRLDEGEPDVLKVHLEQFLLPAMPTDPLEYIAPLSGMAAATSASSEKKPIRLKLSGRKPAATTVSVPVMEETPNASREVSLASDLTSPGRASKKRKIFVAPTLSAFQAVQAACAISPGILF, encoded by the exons ATGGCTTCAAAAACGACCGAATCCTCTTCCGCCGCTTCCATGGACGTACTACTGTGCAAATGGGGCGTGATGTCTTTCAACAATTTGGTCCATGATTATGGCATTAGGGCTGAATGGAATCCTGTGTTGCCGTCAAAAACCGACACCGCCTTTCCCCTGAAAGCAGGTAAAATCACTTTGTTTAGTGATTTTTTCAAGTTTTGCAACTTCCGGTTACCCATCAccaaatttttgaaattggtgcTTGATTTCTACCGCATCCACATTTCTCAAATACATCCTCTTGGCCTTGTGAAACTTCGACAATTCGAGTATGCCTGCGTAGCTCTTGGTCACATCCCAGAACTGATCGTCTTTAGGGCTTTCTTCGTACTTGTGTGGAAATCCCCTTTCTTTACCTTTGATCGGCGGGATACCGAAGTATCATGTCTGAGGGAGATCCCTACAAGTTCTAGAGACAAGGATTGGAAGAAAAAATTCTTCTACCTGGATGCCAGTGCTATTCCCGGGGAAATGCATTGGCAAGATAAAGGACCGAAGGATAAAGTGAAGGATGATGCTCCCCCTGCAGATTCGTACGCGTCAAATGCGCTGTATGTAAAACTGTGTGGCCGCCCCTTTGAGTGCACTATTATTCCAGAAGGGGCGCTAGTGATGGCTGGTATGAGCCTGTTATGGCCGGATATAAGGCGTTATCCCTCATTCCAACGGGAAGATGGAG GGGAGTGGGGGATGTTTGACTTTGTTGATCCACCACGTCACCTGGCGTTGAAACCCAACGACCGGAGACTTGATGAAGGGGAACCAGATGTGTTGAAAGTGCATCTGGAACAATTTCTTCTACCGGCGATGCCAACGGATCCCTTGGAGTATATCGCTCCCTTGTCGGGTATGGCGGCCGCTACTTCAGCATCATCAGAGAAGAAACCTATTCGGCTAAAGCTGTCTGGGAGAAAACCTGCAGCAACCACTGTCAGCGTGCCCGTGATGGAAGAGACGCCCAACGCGAGTCGTGAAGTTTCCTTAGCTTCCGACCTGACCAGTCCTGGCCGTGCTTCGAAAAAGAGGAAAATCTTTGTGGCACCTACGCTGAGCGCGTTTCAGGCGGTGCAGGCCGCATGTGCAATTTCACCAggtattttattttaa
- the LOC110910682 gene encoding BTB/POZ domain-containing protein DOT3, which produces MAQSQYPEINYEEQDLAVPPPTLISTAESFEKKGNSWFVISQLPSDLAVTVDDVTFYVHKYPLLARCGYLEQNALQPSISNHGFELKLQSLPGGAEAFETVVKFCYGLPVSLSPRNAAPLRCAAEFLDMSEELEEGNLISKTESFLTFVVFSSWKDSITVLKSCQGLSPWAENLQIVRRCCDSIAWACQETTSEQSQWLNDVATLRIDHFKRIMTSMALKGLRPEFLGSCIMMYAEKWLLARNDVEIEGAKRHTNRRKELKWCIQQGRKREQEFENEEQRMILESLVGILPHEKEAISCKFLLWMLKMGVVYSISPALIFELEKRAGMVLENASVYDLLIPNGEQGTQVKSMVDHTMYNVDSVQRILEYYLMNEEQQQTETHGKANISKLLDSYLAEIAGDPNLSATKFQAIAETLPHAARPCDDGLYRAIDIYLKAHPALSEHDRRRLCRVVDCQKLSVDACAHAAQNDRLPLRTIIQVLFAEQMKLRATMTRKQEAEDHSENSSEVQEDNWSSSKEEIKMLKVELEKMMTLIEELQRDYINLQQDCKKMKTNQKDLSGWILGWKKLKLFNGKINENENREGKEKEKEKRLSSIFRFRRRQSIS; this is translated from the exons ATGGCCCAATCACAATACCCCGAGATCAACTACGAAGAACAAGACTTGGCTGTTCCTCCTCCAACACTTATTTCTACAGCAGAAAGCTTCGAGAAGAAGGGCAATtcatg GTTTGTCATATCTCAGCTTCCATCAGACTTAGCAGTGACAGTTGATGATGTTACATTTTATGTTCACAAG TATCCACTGCTAGCAAGATGTGGTTATCTAGAACAGAACGCGTTACAGCCTTCGATCTCAAACCACGGTTTCGAACTAAAACTGCAAAGCCTTCCAGGCGGAGCAGAAGCGTTCGAAACCGTGGTTAAGTTTTGCTACGGTCTTCCAGTATCGTTAAGCCCAAGAAACGCCGCACCCTTAAGATGTGCAGCCGAGTTTCTGGACATGAGTGAAGAactcgaagaaggaaacctcatATCAAAAACGGAATCATTCCTCACTTTCGTAGTCTTTTCTTCATGGAAAGACTCTATTACGGTGTTAAAATCGTGCCAAGGGCTCTCTCCATGGGCCGAAAACCTCCAGATAGTAAGAAGATGTTGCGATTCAATCGCGTGGGCTTGTCAAGAGACCACGAGTGAACAAAGCCAATGGTTAAACGACGTTGCCACGCTCCGGATCGATCATTTTAAGCGGATCATGACATCGATGGCGCTAAAAGGGCTAAGACCTGAGTTTTTAGGCTCATGCATCATGATGTATGCCGAAAAATGGTTGCTAGCTCGAAACGATGTGGAGATTGAAGGCGCGAAACGACATACGAATAGAAGAAAGGAGCTGAAATGGTGCATTCAACAGGGAAGGAAAAGAGAGCAGGAGTTTGAGAATGAAGAGCAAAGAATGATTTTAGAGAGTTTGGTGGGAATATTACCACATGAAAAAGAGGCTATTTCATGCAAGTTTTTGTTGTGGATGTTGAAAATGGGTGTGGTGTATTCTATATCACCAGCTTTGATTTTTGAGCTTGAAAAAAGAGCTGGGATGGTGTTGGAAAATGCAAGTGTGTATGATCTTTTGATACCTAATGGAGAACAAGGAACACAAGTAAA GTCAATGGTTGATCATACTATGTACAATGTCGATTCGGTTCAAAGGATCTTGGAATATTACTTGATGAACGAAGAGCAGCAACAAACAGAAACTCATGGGAAAGCAAACATTAGTAAATTATTGGATAGTTACCTTGCTGAAATAGCAGGAGACCCAAACCTTTCGGCTACCAAGTTTCAAGCGATTGCTGAAACATTACCACATGCCGCTCGTCCCTGTGATGATGGACTCTACAGAGCGATCGATATATATCTAAAG GCGCATCCTGCATTGTCTGAACACGACAGAAGAAGATTATGTAGAGTCGTGGATTGTCAAAAGCTTTCTGTTGATGCATGTGCACACGCAGCACAAAACGATCGACTGCCTCTAAGAACCATTATACAG GTATTGTTCGCGGAGCAAATGAAGCTGCGCGCAACAATGACCAGAAAGCAGGAAGCAGAAGATCACAGTGAAAACTCATCAGAGGTGCAGGAAGATAACTGGTCATCTTCAAAGGAAGAAATCAAAATGCTTAAAGTAGAACTGGAGAAAATGATGACATTGATTGAAGAGCTTCAAAGGGACTACATAAACTTACAACAAgattgtaaaaaaatgaaaacaaatcAGAAAGATTTATCTGGTTGGATTTTAGGGTGGAAAAAGCTTAAATTGTTTAATGGgaaaataaatgaaaatgaaaatagagagggtaaagaaaaagaaaaagaaaaaagattGAGCTCTATATTCAGGTTTAGAAGGAGGCAATCTATATCCTGA